The window acattttaaaaacggaaagcatagaaatagaacatatctaccacttcttagacttgctttcaatgcgaATTTGAgttctataactataactatgtgaatttggtcaggtcgcccaaaaagtgacatattgcagctttaagtgcCTCGTTGAACTGtacactctgtcatttaggttagtgttgtggagtaactacatttTCAGTTCTCTCATATCTCAACTattaaactctgcaactgttttaaaatcactatgaggccaatggtgaaatctctgagcagtttccttcctctccggcaactgagttaggaaagacgtctgtatctttgtagtgactgggtgtattgatacaccatccagagtgtaattaataactagGGATATTCAgcatctgcttttttttttttacccatctaccaatcagtgccctttgcaaggcattgaaaaacctccctggtctttgttgttgaatttgTGCTTGAAATTCCctactcgattgagggaccttacagataattatatGTCTGAGATTGGGTActcattcaaaaatcacgttAACAACTTTTATTGAACatggaatgagtccatgcaacttattatgcgaCTTGTTAGGCATATTTCTACTCCTgaccttatttaggcttgccatcacaaagggttgaatacttactgactcaacacatttcagcttttaatgcTTTATTAATTAAAACATAttctacaaacaaaattccactttgaaattatggggtattgtttctagatcagtgacacaaaatatcAATGTGATCAATTttaaggagtgtgaatactttctgcagcattggttactttttccacatgttgttatgttgcagccttattgtgcattttttttcttcatttagtCCATtttacatcaatctacacacaataccccaaattgacagaggaaaaacaggtttttagaattttttgcgaatgtattaaaaatataaaacggaaataccttatttacataagtattcagaccctttgctcaggtgcatcctgtttccattgagcatctttgagatgcttctacaacttcattggagtccgtCTGTTGTAATCTCTAGGAgagagaacgcgtctccttcctgagcggtatgactgctccgtggtgccatggtgtttatacttttgtactattgtttgtacagatgaacgtggtaccttcaggcatttataAATTGTTCACATAAATGAAccatacttgtggaggtctacaatttgttttcttctgaggtttgattatttttttcccccatgatgtcaagcaaagaggcactgagtttgaaggtaggccttgaaacacatccacaggtacatctccaattgacttaaattgtcaattagcctatcagaagcttctaaagccatgacatcattttctggacttttccaagctgtttaaaagcacagtcaacttagtgcatgtaaacttctgacccactggaattgtgatacagtgagttataagtgaaataatctgtctgtaaacaattgttggaaaaattacttgtgtcatgcacaaagtatatgtcttaactgacttgccaaaactatagtttgttaacaagacatttgtggagtggttgaaaattagttttaatgactccaacctaagtgtatgtaaacttccgacttcaactgtaggtagccagctagctagctaacgttagctaatgttagGTTGCTTGTCCAAAGTCCAGCAGCTTGCCTCTCTCGCTAACAACAGTCAGCTGAAAGCTAGCTAGAtttatttgttttgatttgtcaCTAAGATACAGGAATCTTTCCTatctcagttgccagagaggaaggaaaccactcagggatttcacaatgaagCCAATGGtgtgtaatggctgtgataggagaactgaggatggatcgacaacattgtagttactccacaatactaacctaattgatagagtgaaaagaaggaagcctgtacataatacaattattctaaaacatgcatcctgtttgcaataaggcactaaactaaaactgcaaaaaatgtggcaattaACTTtaaaattaactttttgtcctgaatacaaagtgttatgtttgtggtcaatccaacacaacacatcattgagtaccactcaccatattttcaagcatggtggtagctgcattatgttatgggtatgcttgtcattggcaaggactagggagttttttgggaTACATCTAAACAGAATAGTGCtatgcacaggcaaaatcctagaggaaaactggttctgtctgctttccaacagacactgagagacaaattcacctttggacaataaccttaaacacaaggccaaaaatACACTGGATTTGCTttccaagacaacattgaatgttcctgagtggcctagttacaattctgacttaaatcagcttgaaaatctatggctagacttgaaaatggctgtctagcaatgatcaacaaccaacttgaaagagcttgaagaattcaaaaaaagtttaaaagtgcaaatattgtacaatccaggtatgcaaagctcttagagacttacccataaagactcacagctgtgatCACTGCTAACGGtgattttaacatgtattgactcaggggtgtgaatacttatgtaaatttgatatttctccAGTTCATTtccaatacatttgtaaaaccttctaaaacacattttcactttgATTATCaatttttgaattcaggctgtaacaggctgcaaaatgtggaataaatcaaggggtatgaaaactGGGATTGAGTTGATTTATAATTGCACATTGGGATTGGctgaagtttgtgtgtgtgtgtgtgtgtgtgaaattctCAGTGCACAACACACTTTTTGTGCGCAGATGCAGTGCAATGTAATGTAAATGGGCCACTGTGATAGACAGCAACCTGCCTTGTTGCTCCATTTCACTCCCTACTCCCTGTCACTCTTCTCACTGGCTCTGTTGGGTAGCTAGCTATAAACTGTACTGGGGACAGGGAGTGGGGGAGGAATTcacacatacaatacatacacacacaatggtTGACTCCATGCTGAGAGAGAgactactagaatctgaagtcaaatgtctactctttgctgatgatctggtgcttctgtccccaaccaaggagggcctacagtagcaattagatcttctgcacagattctgtcagacctgggccctgacagtatatttcagtaagacaaaaataatggtgttccaaaaaagttgccaggaccacaaatacaaattccaactagataccgttgccctagagcacgcaaaaaaaaactatacatacctcggccttaACATCGGTGCAACAGGTTACTACCACAAAgctgtgagagatagagaggaaaatgttttaaagcGCATAAACCTTCCAATAGTGAACAGGATAACATTATCTTGATCTACAATGCCTAACGGATctaaagagagagcgagcaacTACGTGTGCTGAAGAGTATGTATGATGTGTAACTCTCCCTGGTCTCCAGGAGTGTTGCATGCTGGGTTGGGTTCAGAGCTGCCTCTCTGTGTCTGCATGCTCTACTGCTTCATGTTCTCTATCCCTCTAATCTACAGGAAATTAGAAGTGTATATATCTGGTATTTTTTTGCTGTGTTTTTTTATATTCATAGATtatttatgatttatttattgTTCAGGTCTTTCACGGCTGAAATTGACTTTATTTCTGGGGTTTGAATATGAACAATTTATTTGTATTATGTGCATGTGGCTGGTTTTATTATTTCATAGTGGTTTTCACAGTGTTAAGACTATCCCTTCTCAGACTTGACATCTCATGTTATGTCATCATTTTTATGACTGTTAAAGTATATggcaatactgtgtgtgtgtgtgtgtgtgtgtgtgtgtgtgtgtgttctgtcagtTATGTTGGCAGCATTGAAACTAAGTTGTCAGTGTGTTCTGTCAGGGATGGCGGCGGTGTTACCCAGGACCCTTGGGGAGCTCCAGCTCTACAGGATCCTCCAGAGGGCCAACTTGCTGTCTTACTACGGGGCCTTCATCCAGCAGGGTGGCGACGACGTGCAGCAGCTGTGTGAGGCGGCCGAGGAGGAGTTCCTGGAGATCATGGCCCTGGTGGGCATGGCCAGCAAGCCCCTCCATGTTAGGAGGCTCCAGAAGGCCCTGCGAGACTGGGTCACCAACCCGGCCATGTTCAACCAGCCCCtggcctctctccctgtctgcagCATCCCCGTCTACAAGCTGGAAGCTAACGGTAATTCTAAGGCTAGCGCCCACGTCACAGTGCCCACTCTACTGGCGGCGGAATGTGTGGGGGCGTCAGGGGTGGGGGGCGAGGGACGAGGATGTTCGGCCACTGGGTCTCCAGTGCAGATTGGCAGCGAACCTCGTTTCTGGGGCTCCTTGTCCTCTCGCGGCGGGGGAGGGGGAGCGGAGAGCGAGCGAAGCCTGTCCCCTGCTGAGTTGACCCTGGGTCTGGGTTCTCCCTCGCCGCCGTCCCCCCGCGGCGAGGAGGTACTAGATGCCGCAGCGTTGAGGTCGCTGGCAGAGTGCGTGGAGCGGCTGGCCCAGGCGCTGCCCCGGAGCGACCCGTCCGAGGTGAAGGAGGGGCTGCGGGGCAACAAGAAGCTGTCCAAGGTGATCTGCCACATCCtggacatggaggaggaggacccgaggagggaagaagagataCGCAAGTACAGCGCAATCTACGGACGCTTTGACTCCAAGAGGAAGGATGGCAAGCACTTCACGCTTCACGAGGTAGATGGGGAAAGAGggtgtttgtgcatgtgtctgtttgtgtctgtttgtctgtgtgtggcaTCAGTGTGCAAAAAAGTAAAATTTTCAGATATTTGGGAACTTGATTGTTGTTATTCAACTTTCCCGAAATTGAGAACTCGTTATAACAATGACCCTCCAACTCCTCttcttaccctcctctcctctcctcctcccccttctctgtgTCTAGCTGACAGTGAATGAGGCAGCAGCTCAGTTGTGTATGAAGGAGGTCTCCCTGCTGACCAGGAGAGAAGAGTTGTTTGGTCTGGCTAGACAGGTCTCTCGCGAGGTCACCTACAAGTACACCTACAGGACTAGcaagtgagaacacacacacgtgcgcgcacacacacacacacacacacacacacacacacacacacacacacacacacacagaaagtagTGTGATTTCATAAGCAGTCCAAGCATCAGGAGGATGAAGGTAATCCTCCTAATGGGTcataaaaagaaaaagaaaaaaaatatatatatatagaggtccgttaaaagcgcagagagcatcatgaagaacaaggaacacaccaggcaggtccgagatactgttgtaaagaagtttaaagccggatttggatacaaaaagatttcccaagctttaaacatcccaaggagcactgtgcaagcgataatattgaaatggaaggagtatcagaccactgcaaatctaccaagacctggccgtccctctaaactttcagctcatacaaggagaagactgatcagagatgcagccaagaggcccatgatcactctggatgaactgcagagatctacagctgaggtgggagactctgtccataggacaacaatcagtcgtatattgcacaaatctggcctttatggaagagtggcaagaagaaagccatttcttaaagatatccataaaaagtgtcgtttaatgtttgccacaagccacctgggagacacaccaaacatgtggaagaaggtgctctggtcagatgaaaccaaaattgaactttttggcaacaatgcaaaacattatgtttggcgtaaaagcaacacagctgaacacaccatccccactgtcaaacatggtggtggcagcgtcatggtttgggcctgcttttcttcagcagggacagggaagatggttaaaattgatgggaagatggatggagccaaatacaggaccattctggaagaaaacctgatggagtctgcaaaagacctgagactgggacggagatttgtcttccaacaagacaatgatccaaaacataaagcaaaatctacaatggaatggttcaaaaataaacatatccaggtgttagaatggccaagtcaaagtccagacctgaatccaatcgagaatctgtggaaagaactgaaaactgctgtgcacaaatgctctccatccaacctcactgagctcgagctgttttgcaaggaggaatgggaaaaaaattcagtctctcgatgtgcaaaactgatagagacataccccaagcgacttacagctgtaatcgcagcaaaaggtggcgctacaaagtattaacttaagggggctgaataattttgcacgcccaatttttcagtttttgatttgttaaaaaagtttgaaatatccaataaatgtcgttccacttcatgattgtgtcccacttgttgttgattcttcacaaaaaaatacagttttatatctttatgtttgaagcctgaaatgtggcaaaaggtcgcaaagtttaagggggccgaatactttcgcaaggcactgtatatatatatatatatatatatatacatacatgcatacatacatacatacatacatacatacatacatacatacatacatacatacagtggggcaaaaaagtatttagtcagccaccaattgtgcaagttctcccacttaaaaagatgagaggcctgtaattttcatcataggtacacttcaactatgacagacaaaattagaaaaaaaatccagaaaatcacattgtcggattttttatgaatttatttgcaaattatggtggaaaataagcatttggtcacctacaaacaagcacgatttctggctctcacagacctgtaacttcttcttttagaggctcctctgtcctccactcgttacctgtattaatggcacctgtttgaacttgttatcagtataaaagacacctgtccacaacctcaaacagtcacagtgtatatatatatatatatatatatatattacagttatatatatatacagttatatatatatatatatatatacagttgaagttggaagtttacttacacttaggttggagtcattaaaacttgtttatctaccactccacaaatttcttgttaacaaactatagttttggcaagtcggttaggacatctactttgtgcatgacacaagtaatttttccaacaattgtttacagacagattatttcacttctaattcactgtatcacaattccagtgggtcagaagtttacaaacattatgttgactgtgcctttaaacagcttggaaaattccagaaaattatgtgatggcttcagaagcttctgataggctaatttgagtcaattggaggtgtacctgtggatatatttcaaggcctaccttcgaacttagtgcctctttgcttgacatcatgggaaaatcaaaagaaatcagccaagacctcagaaaaaaaatagtagacctccacaagtctggttaatccttgggagcaatttccaaatgcatgaaggtaccacgttcatctgtacaaacaatattacgcaagtataaacaccatggcagctgtcataccgctcaggaaggagacgcgttctgttccctagagatgaacgtactttggtgcgaaacgtgcaactcattcccagaacaacagcaaaggaccttgtgaagatgctggaggaaacaggtacaaaagtatctatatccacagtaaaacaaatcctatatcgacataaactgaaaggccactcagcaaggaagaagccactgctccaaatccgctATTAAAaaaaccagactacagtttg of the Oncorhynchus clarkii lewisi isolate Uvic-CL-2024 chromosome 3, UVic_Ocla_1.0, whole genome shotgun sequence genome contains:
- the LOC139406176 gene encoding NGFI-A-binding protein 1-like encodes the protein MSGVKSSAGMAAVLPRTLGELQLYRILQRANLLSYYGAFIQQGGDDVQQLCEAAEEEFLEIMALVGMASKPLHVRRLQKALRDWVTNPAMFNQPLASLPVCSIPVYKLEANGNSKASAHVTVPTLLAAECVGASGVGGEGRGCSATGSPVQIGSEPRFWGSLSSRGGGGGAESERSLSPAELTLGLGSPSPPSPRGEEVLDAAALRSLAECVERLAQALPRSDPSEVKEGLRGNKKLSKVICHILDMEEEDPRREEEIRKYSAIYGRFDSKRKDGKHFTLHELTVNEAAAQLCMKEVSLLTRREELFGLARQVSREVTYKYTYRTSKSRCCDRDDPSHKMIKTEEGFFDLQEALQSIHMRREALREQLATAKSKGEETMGRCIQLQLERLLTRQMEIHQEAQAQDRLQALEWKVPLGAFRLSYNTNPEHRHHVNGVSTDSTSLPPGERPLNLQVEGQKSNGDTPLGKQLANELKRHHGNREGKTPPTSHHSNVKCKTLTIENGNGADFSQGALSLSDKKTIKS